The Claveliimonas bilis genome window below encodes:
- a CDS encoding LysM peptidoglycan-binding domain-containing protein, protein MERKFPKNVRQVGNVCDTPKIYVEDYVDTYLAQLRDKASDMPVGALLMGESLSIEGQECVCITGAVQIKEVEENAGEIKILPGILEEAKEECKTYFPEKDIVGWFLIAPGRPMTLSGSMVKIHEQIFTKKNSIFILKHAEEDEEIYFAYKYHELMQMGGYYIFYEKNPEMQNYMINTRRQIGVTPSEVVEDRAAKNFRSAIKEKMEVQEQKNNSKLVYLTSALLVVVVLAIGISTMNNYDKMNSVQSSIETLSKSVQGSGEEERQPEAGADAKAAGDPDSEEAAAQGDSGQEEEASSDIQPPTSTIQEELSEEDYYTVQRGDTLDKISLKLYGTTEEAEAICKMNGLTDGNLIFIGQKLLLP, encoded by the coding sequence ATGGAAAGAAAGTTTCCGAAGAATGTAAGGCAGGTAGGAAACGTATGTGACACGCCCAAAATTTACGTGGAAGATTACGTAGATACTTACCTTGCCCAGTTAAGGGACAAGGCGTCGGACATGCCTGTAGGAGCGCTTCTGATGGGAGAAAGCCTGTCGATAGAAGGACAGGAATGTGTGTGCATTACCGGTGCGGTCCAGATAAAGGAAGTAGAAGAAAATGCAGGGGAGATCAAGATCCTGCCCGGTATTCTGGAAGAAGCAAAGGAGGAGTGCAAAACTTATTTTCCGGAAAAAGATATAGTAGGGTGGTTCCTGATCGCTCCCGGCAGGCCGATGACATTGTCCGGCAGCATGGTGAAGATCCATGAACAGATTTTTACAAAGAAGAATAGTATTTTCATATTAAAGCATGCAGAAGAGGATGAAGAGATTTATTTCGCATACAAATATCATGAATTAATGCAGATGGGCGGATATTATATTTTCTATGAAAAAAACCCGGAGATGCAGAATTACATGATCAATACACGGCGGCAGATTGGCGTGACACCCAGTGAAGTGGTTGAGGATCGAGCTGCAAAGAATTTTCGTTCTGCGATAAAAGAAAAAATGGAAGTGCAGGAGCAGAAAAATAATTCCAAGCTGGTATATCTTACAAGTGCGCTGCTGGTTGTGGTAGTGCTGGCAATCGGTATCTCGACCATGAATAATTATGATAAGATGAACTCTGTACAGTCTTCTATAGAAACGCTGTCAAAATCCGTGCAGGGCAGCGGCGAGGAAGAGAGGCAGCCGGAAGCCGGCGCTGATGCGAAAGCGGCAGGTGATCCGGACAGTGAGGAGGCGGCTGCCCAGGGGGATAGCGGGCAGGAGGAAGAGGCTTCTTCGGACATACAGCCTCCTACATCTACCATACAGGAAGAATTAAGCGAGGAAGATTATTATACAGTACAAAGGGGAGATACATTGGACAAGATCAGCCTGAAATTGTACGGAACAACAGAAGAAGCGGAGGCAATCTGTAAAATGAACGGGCTCACAGATGGGAACCTTATTTTCATTGGTCAGAAATTGCTGCTACCATAA
- a CDS encoding DUF5711 family protein encodes MKLRKKSKLQGEQEKEQTQKMPTEGMEDYSIEELEEQIKSHKTKMRRRTIIGTAAVILALIGVYLVIQLQTYTSVRTIDVYRSENSGNSSYKEFADGVLKYSRDGISFLNRKGEEEWNQSYQIQNPVITVYGESAAVADKGGNSIEVFTKEGLKGEIETTRPIEKIAVSSQGIVAAILKDDASPQIICYDAAGNVLAELSASLTGTGYPLNISLSDDGTILLVSYLVIQNGKASTNVYYYNFGEGGKEADNYEIVTDNYEDMTAPSAFFLDQETSVIVGNNRLLIYKGKERPKLAQTVELEKEIKSVFYSTRYIGLILKNEGEEGNELCLYNKNGKKVLSENFSGDYSNVKICGSQVIMYEGKKCSVFTRNGIKKFDGELNETIQEMFPILGVNKYIVMNANGMEVVRFVK; translated from the coding sequence ATGAAGCTAAGGAAAAAAAGTAAACTCCAGGGAGAGCAGGAAAAGGAACAGACACAGAAGATGCCGACAGAGGGCATGGAGGATTACTCTATAGAGGAGCTGGAAGAGCAGATCAAAAGCCATAAGACGAAAATGCGCCGGCGAACGATCATCGGCACAGCGGCAGTTATACTGGCTTTGATCGGGGTGTATCTGGTTATTCAGCTCCAGACATATACATCGGTAAGAACAATTGATGTTTATCGTTCGGAAAATTCGGGGAACAGCAGTTACAAAGAATTTGCCGACGGAGTGCTTAAATACAGCCGGGATGGAATATCTTTTCTCAATAGAAAAGGAGAGGAAGAGTGGAATCAGTCTTATCAGATTCAAAATCCGGTTATTACTGTTTACGGAGAATCGGCAGCAGTTGCGGACAAAGGCGGAAACAGTATTGAAGTATTTACAAAAGAAGGTTTAAAGGGAGAAATAGAGACTACGCGGCCCATAGAGAAAATCGCAGTATCTTCCCAGGGTATTGTGGCGGCTATTTTGAAAGATGATGCTTCGCCGCAGATTATATGTTATGATGCGGCGGGAAATGTGCTTGCAGAATTGTCGGCGTCTCTGACGGGAACCGGATATCCTCTCAACATCAGTTTGTCGGATGACGGAACAATCCTTCTGGTATCTTATCTTGTGATCCAGAATGGAAAAGCATCGACAAATGTATATTACTATAATTTCGGAGAAGGAGGAAAGGAAGCTGATAATTATGAAATTGTGACGGATAATTATGAAGATATGACAGCTCCTTCCGCTTTTTTCCTTGATCAGGAAACGTCTGTGATTGTAGGAAATAATCGATTGCTGATCTATAAAGGGAAGGAAAGGCCTAAACTGGCTCAGACAGTAGAGCTGGAGAAAGAAATAAAAAGCGTATTTTACAGCACAAGATATATAGGACTTATACTGAAAAATGAAGGAGAAGAAGGGAATGAACTCTGTCTTTACAATAAAAACGGAAAGAAGGTCCTCTCCGAAAATTTCAGTGGAGATTATTCCAACGTAAAAATATGCGGCAGTCAGGTTATTATGTATGAAGGGAAAAAGTGCAGCGTTTTTACAAGAAACGGAATCAAAAAATTTGACGGAGAACTGAATGAGACAATACAGGAAATGTTCCCGATCCTGGGCGTTAATAAATACATTGTGATGAATGCAAACGGAATGGAAGTGGTTCGGTTTGTAAAATAA
- a CDS encoding transketolase family protein: MSDVKKIATRESYGNALAELGKKHEDIVVLDADLAAATKTGVFKKAFPERHIDCGIAESNMMGVAAGIAATGKVPFASSFAMFAAGRAFEQVRNSIGYPKLNVKIGATHAGISVGEDGATHQCNEDIALMRTIPGMVVINPSDDVEAKAAVEAAYEHQGPVYLRFGRLAVPVINDNPDYKFELGKAVVLREGTDVTIIATGLTVSESLEAAKKLEADGISAQVVNMHTIKPLDEEAVISAAAKTGKIVTVEEHSIIGGLGSAVCDVVAEKAPAKVMKIGINDTFGESGPAVELIRKYGLDAESIYEKVKKFCE; this comes from the coding sequence ATGTCAGATGTAAAGAAAATTGCTACAAGAGAAAGCTATGGAAATGCATTGGCAGAACTTGGGAAAAAACATGAGGACATTGTAGTCCTGGACGCCGACCTGGCAGCAGCTACAAAGACAGGCGTATTCAAGAAAGCGTTTCCGGAGCGTCATATAGACTGTGGTATTGCGGAGTCCAATATGATGGGAGTTGCAGCGGGAATCGCAGCAACAGGGAAGGTTCCTTTTGCAAGCTCTTTTGCCATGTTTGCAGCAGGGCGTGCGTTTGAGCAGGTGAGAAACTCCATCGGCTATCCGAAATTAAATGTGAAGATCGGAGCGACACATGCCGGCATCTCTGTAGGAGAGGACGGGGCTACCCATCAGTGCAACGAGGATATCGCGCTGATGAGAACCATTCCGGGTATGGTTGTGATCAATCCTTCCGATGATGTGGAGGCAAAAGCAGCGGTAGAAGCGGCTTATGAACATCAGGGCCCTGTATATCTGCGTTTTGGACGTCTTGCAGTTCCGGTTATCAACGATAATCCGGATTACAAATTTGAGCTTGGCAAGGCAGTTGTTCTCCGTGAGGGAACAGACGTTACCATTATTGCTACAGGTCTTACTGTGTCAGAATCTCTGGAAGCAGCGAAGAAGCTTGAAGCAGATGGGATCAGTGCACAGGTGGTTAATATGCATACCATCAAACCTCTGGATGAGGAAGCTGTGATCAGTGCAGCTGCAAAGACAGGCAAGATCGTGACAGTGGAAGAGCATTCTATTATCGGAGGCCTGGGAAGTGCAGTATGTGATGTAGTTGCGGAAAAAGCTCCGGCGAAAGTGATGAAGATCGGTATCAACGATACATTTGGAGAATCCGGTCCGGCTGTAGAATTGATCCGCAAATACGGATTAGATGCCGAAAGTATCTATGAAAAAGTAAAGAAATTCTGCGAATAG
- a CDS encoding oxidoreductase, whose product MQKVWMVTGSSSGLGKSFVKAIAEQGDFVAAATRSKEALQELENLYPGQILPIKLDVTDKEQIKRAVETVINTKGRIDGLINNAGYGYRAAVEEGQEKDVDLLFQTNFFGPVSLIKEVLPYMRGMKSGSIVNISSIAAVNTFPGSGYYGASKCALEGMSSALQKETEPLGIKVMVVEPGAFRTNFSGRSLKQTELQISDYDATAGLRRIENDHSHGTQCGDPDKGAKLVLEAIQPENPPFKFILGGDAWEVYRQREQMQNEEMRPWLEKSRQTTF is encoded by the coding sequence ATGCAGAAAGTTTGGATGGTGACAGGGAGCTCTTCCGGATTAGGAAAAAGCTTTGTAAAAGCGATTGCAGAGCAAGGAGATTTTGTTGCCGCTGCCACCCGCAGCAAAGAGGCGCTGCAGGAATTGGAAAATCTGTATCCGGGACAGATCCTGCCGATTAAGCTGGATGTGACGGATAAGGAACAGATCAAACGGGCAGTAGAAACGGTTATCAATACGAAAGGCCGTATTGACGGACTGATCAACAATGCCGGGTACGGATACCGGGCAGCAGTGGAGGAAGGGCAGGAAAAGGATGTGGATCTTTTGTTTCAGACCAATTTCTTCGGACCGGTTTCTCTGATCAAAGAAGTGCTGCCTTATATGCGGGGGATGAAGAGCGGCTCCATCGTCAATATTTCATCCATTGCAGCAGTAAATACCTTTCCGGGATCCGGATATTATGGAGCATCGAAATGTGCTCTGGAAGGAATGTCCAGCGCTCTTCAGAAGGAGACAGAGCCTCTTGGAATTAAGGTAATGGTGGTAGAACCGGGAGCATTCCGTACCAATTTCAGCGGACGTTCCCTGAAACAGACAGAGCTTCAGATCAGTGATTATGATGCCACAGCAGGGCTTAGAAGAATTGAGAATGATCACAGCCACGGCACACAATGCGGAGATCCGGACAAAGGGGCCAAACTGGTACTGGAAGCGATCCAGCCTGAGAATCCGCCCTTTAAATTTATACTTGGAGGCGATGCGTGGGAAGTTTACAGACAGAGGGAGCAGATGCAGAATGAGGAAATGCGGCCCTGGCTTGAAAAAAGCAGACAAACAACATTTTAA
- a CDS encoding 4Fe-4S binding protein yields the protein MSQSPADLWQYLLKIKENCIGCGICEKVCPTASIHVTDGKAVYIPGSCRTCLACAHACPQKAIGLAVPEKNPRVRYRNENISLREIIESNSQVRNENRETVNK from the coding sequence ATGAGTCAAAGTCCGGCGGATCTATGGCAGTATCTTTTGAAGATAAAAGAAAACTGTATTGGCTGCGGGATCTGTGAAAAGGTATGCCCTACAGCGTCTATTCACGTGACAGACGGCAAAGCTGTTTATATCCCGGGCAGCTGCCGGACTTGTCTGGCCTGTGCACATGCCTGTCCCCAGAAGGCAATAGGGCTGGCTGTACCTGAGAAAAATCCCCGGGTACGTTACCGAAATGAGAATATTTCATTACGGGAGATTATTGAGTCAAATTCACAGGTCCGGAATGAAAACCGGGAGACTGTAAATAAATAG
- a CDS encoding transketolase: protein MNKKELMKTANEIRKGVLTATHSAKSGHPGGSLSAADIYTYLYFEEMNIDPKNPKKADRDRFVLSKGHTAPGYYSALAQKGFFPVEDLTTLRKTGSYLQGHPDMKHIPGVDMSSGSLGQGISAAVGMAISAKLSGDTYRVYTLLGDGEIQEGQVWEAAMLAAHRKLDNLVVIVDNNNLQIDGKITEVNSPYPIDKKFEAFNFHVINIDGHNFDEIAAAFKEARETKGQPTAIIAKTVKGKGVSFMENQVSWHGSAPNDEQYAAAMEELEKAGEAICQM from the coding sequence ATGAATAAAAAAGAATTAATGAAGACTGCAAATGAGATCCGAAAGGGAGTGCTTACTGCAACTCACAGTGCGAAGTCCGGACATCCGGGCGGATCTTTGTCTGCAGCAGATATTTATACGTATCTCTATTTTGAAGAGATGAATATCGATCCAAAAAATCCGAAAAAGGCAGATCGTGACCGGTTTGTGCTGTCCAAAGGACATACAGCACCGGGATATTATTCTGCACTGGCACAGAAAGGTTTTTTCCCGGTAGAAGATCTGACTACGCTTCGTAAGACAGGCTCTTATCTCCAGGGACATCCGGATATGAAGCATATTCCGGGAGTGGATATGTCTTCAGGATCTCTGGGACAGGGAATTTCAGCAGCAGTGGGAATGGCGATTTCAGCCAAATTATCCGGTGACACATACCGTGTGTACACACTTCTGGGTGATGGCGAGATTCAGGAAGGCCAGGTGTGGGAGGCGGCTATGCTGGCAGCTCACCGCAAACTGGACAACCTGGTTGTGATCGTGGACAATAATAATCTCCAGATTGACGGTAAAATTACAGAAGTTAATTCTCCGTACCCGATCGATAAGAAATTTGAGGCATTTAATTTCCATGTTATCAATATTGACGGACATAATTTTGATGAGATAGCGGCAGCGTTTAAGGAAGCAAGAGAGACGAAAGGGCAGCCGACAGCTATTATTGCAAAGACAGTGAAAGGAAAAGGAGTTTCCTTTATGGAAAATCAGGTTTCCTGGCATGGAAGCGCTCCAAATGATGAGCAGTATGCAGCTGCAATGGAAGAGTTAGAAAAGGCAGGTGAAGCAATATGTCAGATGTAA
- a CDS encoding CvpA family protein: MNWIVITTGIIFLICIVVGIYRGAVKIAVSLAATIVTFVLVFFLTPYVSEGIISMTPLDTMIEDQAVSAIGGMFSSGDEENTGSMMTEENIRRALNAAGITEEQLNAAGITIQDIINGNISDEELAEYGISSSLLSGLRSGGEEGESLLEEAEIPKDAQVAAIEGADIPEIFKSLLLTNNNEDIYEKLGADTFVQYIAKAAAKLIINILAFILTFIIITIILRAVIFALDIIANLPVLGLINRLAGGILGAGGALIIVWVLFMFVTFLYTTSFGKEAYTAIQNNGILRVIYEFNPIMKLAVTLR, encoded by the coding sequence ATGAATTGGATAGTGATTACAACAGGGATCATTTTTTTGATCTGCATTGTAGTAGGAATTTACAGAGGAGCAGTCAAAATAGCAGTATCTTTGGCAGCGACTATCGTAACTTTTGTGCTGGTATTTTTCCTCACGCCCTATGTGAGCGAAGGGATTATAAGTATGACTCCGCTGGATACTATGATTGAGGATCAGGCGGTAAGCGCCATTGGTGGTATGTTTTCATCGGGAGACGAGGAAAATACCGGCTCTATGATGACGGAGGAGAATATCAGAAGAGCGTTGAATGCAGCGGGCATTACAGAAGAACAGCTGAATGCGGCGGGCATTACAATACAGGATATTATTAATGGGAATATATCGGATGAAGAGTTGGCGGAGTACGGAATTTCCAGCAGCCTTCTTTCCGGGCTGCGCTCTGGAGGCGAGGAGGGTGAAAGCTTGCTGGAAGAAGCGGAAATACCAAAGGATGCACAAGTGGCGGCGATAGAAGGGGCGGATATTCCGGAAATATTTAAATCACTTCTGCTTACAAATAATAATGAAGATATATATGAAAAGCTGGGCGCAGATACTTTTGTGCAGTATATAGCAAAAGCAGCGGCAAAACTGATCATTAATATTCTGGCATTTATTCTTACCTTTATTATTATTACGATTATACTTCGCGCCGTTATTTTTGCATTGGACATTATAGCGAATTTGCCGGTGCTCGGATTGATCAACCGCCTTGCCGGGGGGATTCTCGGTGCGGGAGGGGCGCTGATCATCGTGTGGGTTTTGTTTATGTTTGTCACGTTTCTTTATACGACGTCTTTCGGAAAGGAAGCTTACACAGCAATTCAGAATAATGGAATCCTAAGAGTTATATATGAATTTAATCCGATCATGAAACTTGCGGTCACTCTAAGATAG
- a CDS encoding dihydrofolate reductase family protein: MNRPYTICHILSALDGKITGEFMEMESARSVSEEYGRIRTEYQADAWLHGTITTKEFTGWRKPEPDFGTEVPDGDFVAEKQAPLYYVSVDVQGEIGWESGTFHKAGRPDAHVIEVLTEKTPAAYRAYLRKHGVSYILAGSEGLDSKLAVEKLHQLFGINRLLICGGGTVNWTFLQQGVVDELRHRL; encoded by the coding sequence ATGAATCGTCCTTATACGATTTGTCACATTCTTAGTGCATTAGACGGTAAGATCACGGGAGAGTTTATGGAAATGGAGAGCGCCCGATCCGTCAGTGAGGAGTATGGCCGCATCCGCACAGAATATCAGGCGGACGCATGGCTTCATGGAACCATAACGACAAAGGAATTTACAGGATGGCGGAAACCGGAACCTGATTTTGGAACAGAGGTTCCTGACGGTGATTTTGTTGCGGAAAAGCAGGCTCCCCTCTACTATGTTTCTGTTGACGTGCAGGGGGAAATCGGCTGGGAATCCGGTACTTTCCACAAAGCGGGCAGACCAGACGCCCATGTAATCGAAGTCCTGACGGAGAAGACACCGGCAGCTTATCGAGCCTATCTTCGCAAACATGGCGTGTCTTACATTTTGGCAGGTTCCGAAGGGTTGGACAGCAAATTGGCCGTGGAGAAATTACATCAGTTATTTGGAATCAACAGGCTGCTGATCTGTGGCGGAGGTACGGTCAACTGGACGTTCCTGCAGCAGGGAGTAGTGGATGAACTAAGGCACCGGTTGTAG
- a CDS encoding iron-containing alcohol dehydrogenase, with protein sequence MNNFTFTYPTKVYFGEGAAADALKQELPKVGKTVMLAYGGGSLKKSGVYDELKDILEQAGKEVVDFSGIMPNPTYAKVQEGAALARERHVDFILAAGGGSVVDCCKVISVQAMAEEDIWDMEYGKGQFPTEGIPMGAVVTASGTGAEMNYGAVITYEEKMWKGPIVGSFASFAILDPAYTATVPAMQVLSGAFDTLSHAMETYLGNSDTDNVSDDVALSIMRNTVVNMRRLLVNVNDMQARGNLMWDSAMAENGILKVGRLTDFQAHQMEHQLGAYTDCNHGQGLAVIHPAYYRHILKDAEAKFTRFAKEVFGKDNAESGLEALTAFIEECGLPTKMGQLKSKVEITPDILRKVADTCNIIKSGPRELSRDEVYEILTECL encoded by the coding sequence ATGAACAACTTTACTTTTACCTATCCTACAAAAGTTTATTTTGGAGAAGGAGCTGCAGCGGACGCGCTTAAGCAGGAACTTCCTAAGGTTGGAAAAACGGTTATGCTGGCTTACGGAGGCGGCTCACTGAAAAAGAGCGGCGTCTATGACGAATTGAAAGACATTCTTGAGCAGGCGGGAAAAGAAGTGGTGGATTTTTCCGGCATTATGCCGAATCCTACCTATGCTAAAGTACAGGAAGGCGCAGCGCTTGCAAGAGAACGCCATGTAGACTTTATTTTAGCTGCAGGCGGAGGCAGTGTCGTTGACTGCTGTAAAGTCATTTCTGTCCAGGCTATGGCAGAGGAAGATATCTGGGACATGGAATACGGAAAAGGACAATTTCCGACAGAGGGAATCCCTATGGGAGCCGTTGTGACAGCTTCCGGAACCGGGGCAGAGATGAACTACGGCGCAGTCATCACTTATGAAGAAAAAATGTGGAAAGGTCCTATTGTAGGCTCCTTTGCTTCTTTTGCTATCCTTGATCCTGCCTATACCGCAACGGTTCCGGCAATGCAGGTACTTTCCGGTGCTTTCGATACTTTAAGTCATGCAATGGAAACATATTTGGGAAATTCAGATACAGATAATGTGTCTGATGATGTGGCGCTTTCTATTATGAGAAATACAGTTGTCAATATGCGCCGCCTTCTTGTAAATGTGAACGACATGCAGGCAAGAGGAAACCTGATGTGGGATTCTGCTATGGCAGAGAACGGTATTTTGAAAGTGGGACGTCTTACTGATTTCCAGGCTCACCAGATGGAACATCAGCTTGGCGCTTATACAGACTGTAATCACGGACAGGGGCTGGCTGTCATTCATCCGGCATACTACCGCCACATTCTGAAAGACGCAGAAGCAAAATTTACCCGGTTTGCAAAAGAAGTTTTTGGAAAAGACAATGCAGAGTCTGGATTGGAGGCTTTGACGGCATTTATCGAGGAATGCGGTCTGCCTACAAAGATGGGACAATTAAAATCTAAAGTGGAAATCACGCCGGATATACTTCGCAAGGTGGCAGATACGTGCAATATCATCAAATCAGGCCCAAGAGAACTTAGCAGGGACGAAGTTTATGAAATTTTGACGGAGTGTCTGTAA
- a CDS encoding LytR/AlgR family response regulator transcription factor, translating into MHQTTTLHESGFDGEKKDDRKILKQYLEKIMGYMEENKCSRKRFLVLPYRKNEFVLDEEEIEYIERDKRITKIHTLNGIVLTTMKMSEVEAYLDKERFVMCHNSFIVNLEKIRIFGRAEITLRSGDKVPISRSHWKQTRDTFEKWTEENMKKGGV; encoded by the coding sequence ATGCATCAGACTACAACGCTTCACGAAAGCGGATTTGATGGGGAAAAGAAAGATGATCGAAAGATATTAAAACAATATCTGGAAAAGATAATGGGATATATGGAGGAAAATAAGTGCAGCAGAAAAAGATTTCTTGTTCTTCCCTATCGGAAGAATGAATTTGTTCTTGATGAAGAAGAAATTGAATATATAGAGAGGGATAAAAGGATCACCAAAATTCACACATTAAATGGGATTGTCCTTACGACCATGAAGATGTCAGAGGTGGAAGCGTATCTGGATAAGGAAAGATTTGTAATGTGCCATAACAGTTTTATTGTGAATCTGGAGAAAATCCGTATCTTTGGAAGAGCGGAAATCACACTTCGCAGCGGAGACAAGGTTCCCATCAGCAGATCTCACTGGAAGCAGACAAGAGATACATTTGAAAAATGGACAGAAGAAAATATGAAAAAAGGCGGCGTGTAG
- a CDS encoding helix-turn-helix domain-containing protein produces MKIYWNGKTKNIIGPSIRVLRKQAKLTQKELAEKLQLQGYDFSDLTILRIEQGSRFVPDYEVLALARFFQVSPNTLLDGSVISEKKSSP; encoded by the coding sequence ATGAAAATATACTGGAACGGAAAAACAAAAAATATCATTGGCCCATCCATCCGGGTGCTGCGCAAACAGGCAAAACTGACCCAAAAAGAACTTGCAGAAAAGTTACAGCTTCAGGGTTATGATTTCAGTGATCTGACGATCCTTAGAATTGAACAGGGTAGCCGTTTTGTTCCTGACTATGAAGTACTGGCTCTTGCACGCTTCTTCCAGGTCAGCCCAAACACTCTGCTGGATGGCTCTGTTATTTCCGAAAAAAAAAGCAGCCCATGA
- a CDS encoding EFR1 family ferrodoxin (N-terminal region resembles flavodoxins. C-terminal ferrodoxin region binds two 4Fe-4S clusters.) — MVFYFTGTGNSLYIAKQLDENPVSIPQAIHQKSLEFTSDRIGVVAPVYGHEVPDMVKEFLKAARFHTDYFYMILTYGNRHGGAAGCNPSRPERRKKNDLTSDRKRPGRAPGIC, encoded by the coding sequence ATGGTATTTTATTTTACCGGCACGGGAAACAGTCTGTATATTGCAAAACAACTGGACGAAAATCCGGTCAGTATTCCCCAGGCAATCCATCAGAAATCTTTAGAATTTACATCCGACAGGATTGGCGTAGTTGCCCCTGTTTATGGGCATGAAGTTCCGGATATGGTAAAGGAATTTCTGAAAGCGGCTCGCTTTCATACGGATTACTTTTATATGATCCTGACTTACGGGAACCGTCATGGAGGGGCAGCTGGCTGCAATCCTTCGAGACCTGAACGCCGGAAAAAGAATGATCTCACAAGTGACAGAAAACGACCGGGCCGTGCACCGGGAATTTGTTGA
- a CDS encoding MerR family transcriptional regulator: protein MMQVCRETDMTYQTLKYYCNEGLVPNVKRDGNNRRVFDERDVKWIKDLVCLKKCGMSIQEMKEYLDLCLQGASTIPLRKEMLTKKQNALRASIKELEESMAYIDWKQGFYDEVLSGKRPYISNLIPLE from the coding sequence ATGATGCAGGTCTGCCGCGAAACAGACATGACATATCAGACTTTAAAATATTATTGTAATGAAGGGTTAGTTCCCAATGTAAAACGCGACGGAAATAACCGCCGCGTATTTGATGAACGGGATGTCAAATGGATTAAAGATCTTGTTTGCCTGAAGAAATGCGGTATGAGCATTCAGGAAATGAAAGAATATTTGGATCTGTGCCTTCAGGGGGCGTCTACCATTCCTCTGCGAAAGGAGATGCTGACTAAAAAGCAGAATGCGCTGCGCGCTTCCATTAAGGAACTGGAGGAAAGTATGGCCTATATCGACTGGAAACAGGGATTTTACGATGAGGTCCTTTCCGGAAAACGACCTTACATAAGTAATTTGATTCCTCTTGAATGA
- a CDS encoding cupin domain-containing protein yields MKKESLHEINQYEDKMFPIGMYVATRDSIIPPGRGYRDFHWHEELQITLVLRGELTIRIHTEDYILEKGEAVFFNRNLLHAITWLSEDGKYVSINFPDCLLGFFPGSRMEQEAVIPYIGGDAFKAVKLRRKNNWQRESILKILPAPLEKRKHLW; encoded by the coding sequence ATGAAAAAAGAATCTCTGCATGAAATCAATCAATATGAAGATAAAATGTTTCCGATCGGAATGTATGTGGCAACAAGGGACAGCATTATCCCGCCGGGAAGAGGATACAGAGACTTTCACTGGCATGAGGAACTGCAGATTACATTGGTACTCCGGGGCGAATTAACAATCCGTATACATACAGAAGATTATATATTGGAAAAGGGAGAAGCAGTCTTCTTTAACCGTAATTTACTTCATGCAATTACCTGGTTATCAGAAGATGGAAAATATGTAAGCATTAATTTTCCGGATTGCCTCCTTGGATTTTTCCCGGGCAGCCGTATGGAACAGGAAGCTGTGATTCCTTATATCGGAGGAGATGCTTTTAAGGCAGTTAAATTACGGAGAAAAAACAACTGGCAGCGAGAGTCTATTTTGAAAATTTTGCCGGCACCTCTTGAAAAAAGAAAGCATTTGTGGTAA